CCGTCGTCGCAAGCGTCGGCGGGAAGGAACACGACCCCGACCATCACGGCGAACGGCTGGCGCTGGTGGTAGTCCATCGCCTCCGCTCGCAGTTCGTTGTCGATGCGGGTGTAGTTCTTCGTGTAGCGGTTGGTCTTGGGATCGCGGAAGTTCAGCGTCTTGATCGAGACGCCGAGACCGAGTCCGAGCTCCGGCGTGCTGTAGTTGACGTCGAGCTTCTTGACCCCCTTGGCGGTGCGGGCGCGCGACTCCTGCTGGCACCCTTGCTCGTCGGGGAGAATGCCGGGGAAGGCGGGCCGGAGAGCGTTGGCGAAGAGCGTGGCCAGCTCCCGCGAGAGCCGCTCCGCGAAGTTCTTCTTGTCCGGTCTCTTGGCGTCCTTGCCGGGCGCCGCGATGCCGTCGAGGATTGCGGCGAGAGGCCTGTCGGCGTTCGTTCCGTCCTTCTCTCTTCCTGCGGTCATCGCTCTCCCTGCGTCGTCGCCCCTCTCAGCCGGTGGCCATGTCGAAGCGCGGGGCGCGTTTGGTCATCGACCCCAGGTGCGCGCGCAGCGCTTCCGCGAACTCGCGGGGGAAACGGAGGTTCCCCTTCTCGAGCCTGCTCAGGAAGCCGGCCGTGGCCTTCGCGGAAAGGGGTTTGGTGGGGAACTGCAGAAACTCCGCCAAGGGCGGGCGCGGCGCGACGATCGGGAAGGCGCTGACTTCGACTTCCCATCGCCGCCCCGCGGCGCCGCACGCGGCTTGGGGCCAGCCCCGCCCTTCGACGAGCGGCCGCCGTTCCGGCTCGCCGCTCGTTGCGGGGGAGTTGATCGATGCGGCGAGCCGCGCGCCGACCCATTGGGCGACGTTCACGCTCACGGCGTTGCCGACGAGAGTCCAGCGATACGACTTCCGCTTCACCGACTCGGCCGGCGTCGTCCAATCGACGTCGAAACCTTGGAGCCGCTCCGCGTCGCGGATGTCGGGCGTGACGATTGAATTGTCCGGCATCCACAGCGCAGGCGGCGACGGGATGCCGAGACCGGAGCCGGTCTTCAGCGTCGGGACGGCGTCTACGGCCCATCCGAGACCGCGCAGGCCTTCGGTCCAGTAGAAGCCGCAGGCGCGTCCGTCGCGCGGCGGGTCTTCGGGGACGCCCGCGTCGAGACCATGCAGCGCCGCGGCGGGATCGTCCACGCGCGACGCGATCATGATGACCCGCTGCCGTCGCTGTGGGAGGCCGAACGCCCGCGAATCGACGACGCGGTAGGCCCACGCGTACCCCAGCTCCTCGAAGGCGGCCACGATGTGGGCCATGGCCGTTCCTCGCCGGAGCTGCAGCATGAACGGCACGTTCTCGAGCATCACGCGCGGAACGTCGTGCGTTCGCAGGAGCCGGAAGACCTGATCGACGAGGCCCGAACGAGGGCCGCCGATGCCGCGCGTCGCGCCGGCTTGCGAAAGATCCTGGCAGGGGAAGCCGCCGGCCAGCATGTCGAGCCCCGCGGGGAGCGACTTGATCTCGCGGACGTCCGCGACGAGCGGAACCTGCGGGAACCGCGCCGCGAGCACCGCCTGCGCCGCGGGGTCGATCTCGCAGAGCAGCTCGGCGTGGTGCCCGGCGCGCTGGAGGCCGAGTTCGATGCCGCCGACGCCCGCGAAAAGTCCCGCGACGCGCAGCGCGCGCGCGGCAGGGGCCTTCCGCTGGACGTTACGCGACTTCGGCGACATCAGTTCACCCGAGATTGGACGACGCTCGAGAGTTTAGCACCCCGGCGGAGAGTTCTCGAGAGCATGGCGTCTCGGCGTCCCGTTCGCGCAACGCCGGACCGCTACTGCGCGCTCGTCTGGTCGGGCGAGGCGTCGGCCGAGGAGGGGAACTCGGCGCCGGTGTAGGTGCGCTTGAGGTCCACGTGGCCGGCGAGGCTCTCGCGGGGATGGCCGTCGAGGAGGAGGCCGACGCGCTTGATCTCGGGCATCGAGGCGGTGAG
The genomic region above belongs to bacterium and contains:
- the dcm gene encoding DNA (cytosine-5-)-methyltransferase — translated: MSPKSRNVQRKAPAARALRVAGLFAGVGGIELGLQRAGHHAELLCEIDPAAQAVLAARFPQVPLVADVREIKSLPAGLDMLAGGFPCQDLSQAGATRGIGGPRSGLVDQVFRLLRTHDVPRVMLENVPFMLQLRRGTAMAHIVAAFEELGYAWAYRVVDSRAFGLPQRRQRVIMIASRVDDPAAALHGLDAGVPEDPPRDGRACGFYWTEGLRGLGWAVDAVPTLKTGSGLGIPSPPALWMPDNSIVTPDIRDAERLQGFDVDWTTPAESVKRKSYRWTLVGNAVSVNVAQWVGARLAASINSPATSGEPERRPLVEGRGWPQAACGAAGRRWEVEVSAFPIVAPRPPLAEFLQFPTKPLSAKATAGFLSRLEKGNLRFPREFAEALRAHLGSMTKRAPRFDMATG